One region of Ktedonobacterales bacterium genomic DNA includes:
- a CDS encoding histidine phosphatase family protein, producing the protein MLTLFYSPHMTSVDNEAGRASGHANVPLSDAGLQQARELGQHYATAALDAVFCSDLQRASLTAEIAFAGRGLPLAPDARLRECNYGSLTQQPPAQIEAEFLQRIAEPFPNGESMRMVVQRVGAFLRDVLRDYDGKTIVVIGHRATKYGLEYWCGNTSLEEIVSAPWEWRDIPIWRYELHAHNLEKS; encoded by the coding sequence ATGCTCACACTTTTCTATTCGCCTCATATGACCAGCGTTGATAACGAGGCCGGGCGCGCGTCCGGCCATGCCAATGTCCCACTCTCTGACGCTGGGCTTCAGCAGGCGCGCGAACTTGGGCAGCACTACGCCACAGCCGCCCTTGATGCCGTCTTCTGCTCCGACCTTCAGCGCGCCTCTCTGACGGCTGAAATCGCTTTCGCCGGGCGTGGACTACCCCTTGCACCAGATGCCCGCCTGCGTGAGTGTAATTATGGGTCACTGACACAGCAGCCGCCTGCTCAAATCGAAGCAGAGTTCTTGCAACGTATTGCCGAGCCATTCCCCAACGGCGAAAGCATGCGCATGGTCGTGCAGCGCGTGGGCGCATTTCTGCGCGATGTTCTGCGCGACTATGATGGGAAAACCATCGTCGTAATCGGCCATCGGGCCACCAAATATGGCCTGGAGTACTGGTGTGGGAATACTTCACTTGAGGAGATTGTCTCTGCGCCTTGGGAATGGCGAGACATTCCCATCTGGCGCTATGAACTGCACGCCCACAACCTTGAGAAGTCGTGA